The Acidobacteriota bacterium genome includes the window ATAGCAGGCGCGGCGGCCGCGCTGCGGCCGGGACGGCATCCTCTCAGCGGTCGCGCGCCGCGGTGACCACCTCCGACGGAATGATCCCCGGCACGAACTCCTGCTCCACGTGATGAAATCCCGCCTGGGCGACGCGGCCGGCCATCAGCACCGGCCGGCAGCCCCCCGCGACATACGGCACCCAGCGCGCCGGAAGCGCCGTGTACGCCGCCTCGTAGAGCCGCATGGTCTTGCTGCCGGCCCGCTTGCTGAAGTTCGCAAGCGCGAGACGGCCACCCGGCTTCAGCACGCGACGAAACTCCGACAGGACACGAGGCATCTCCCCGAGCGGAATCAGGTCGAGCATGTAGCTGTTGTAGACCACGTCGAACGTCGCGTCGCCGAACGGCAGGGACCGCGCGTCCGCTTCGCGCAGGTCGAAATGCGCGTAGCCGGCGCCGAGCGCACGGCGCCGGGCCGCGCGAAGCATCTTCGGTGAAAGGTCGACGCCGTATACCACCTGCGGGCTGTCGACGCGCTTCAGAATCTCCAGAAACGTGACCCCGGGACCGACGGCGACCTCCAGGACGGCGTCCTGTCGCGTGAGGCCGGCCCGGGCGAGCGCGAGCATCCTCGCCTTTCGCTCGAGCGGCGCGGCGAGCGCGCCGTAAAAGTGGCTGTAGCAGTCGTACGCCCGGCGAAGCGCCGGCGTTGACACGCGCGCGTCGATCATCGAAACCTGTTCGCCATGTGGTCCTGTCATCTGCGTGGCTCCTTACCGAGGCGACCGAGCGCCGGCTCGAGCATGGCGCTGATCAAGTCCGTCAGGTGATCGGCCTTGATGAGGAACACGCCATGGATGTCGTCCCCCTGCTCCCAGCTGACGAGCGCCAGCTGGTCCCCCGCGCGGATCGCGGCACGCTCGCGCACGCTCTTGGGCAGCACCATCTGGCCGCGCTCGTCGACCGTGACCAGCCCCGCCACGCGGCAGCAGCCCGCCGCGGCGCTTGGAGGCCGGCGTTCGCGCCGTTTCGGTCGCGTGTCGGTGGCCGCGGTGCGCGATCGCGTCATCAGCATAATCAGATTATTCTGATTAATCTGATATGTCAACACTGCCGCCGGGCCGCGGCGCGCGGCACTACAATGGGTCCCGATTCCTCGTTGCACGTTGATGCGAAGACATCAGGCGCTCGGTGCGGCCTCGTCAACGGCGCAGGGCTCGTGCGGCTGGGACATCGTCACACCCTGCTGGCGGCGCGGCCATCGCCGCCGGTGCGCTCCCCGACTTTCATGGGCCCGCGCGACGACCGCCGCTTGAACCACTCGAACACGGCCGCCGGACGGATGTCGTCCAGCAACGTGTAGACGACCGGCACAACCAGCAGCGACAGCACCGTCGACGTGATGAGGCCGCCGATGACCGCCCGAGCCATAGGCGCGCGCATCTCGGCGCCCGCCCCGATGGCAAAGGCCAGCGGCAGCATCCCGAAGATCATCGCCAGCGTCGTCATCACAATCGGACGCAGGCGCGTGGTGCCAGCCCTCAGCAGCGCCTGATGCCGCGGCAGTCCCTCCGCCCGTGCCTGGTTGGCGAAGTCCACCAGCAGGATCGCGTTCTTCGTGACCAGGCCCATGAGCATGATGAGGCCGATCATGCTCATGATGTTGAGGGTGTCGCCCGTCAGGTACAGCGTGGCCGCAACCCCCACGAGCGAGAGCGGCAGCGACAGCATGATCGCCAGCGGATGCGTGAAAGAGGCGAACTGCGACGCGAGGATCAGGTAGATGAAGATGACGGCCAGCGCCAGCGCCTCGAACATGCTCCTGAACATGTTGGCGAGCTCTTCGCTGTCGCCGCCGGCGATGATGTCGTACCCGGGCGGCACGCCGATCCGCGCGGCGGCGGCCAGCACGTCGCCGGACACCTCCTGCAGCGGCCGGCCGTCGGTGTTCGCCGAGACGCGCACCTCCCGCACGAGGTCGCGCCGCCGGATCGACGAGGGCCCGCTTCCGGGCCGCACGCCCGCGAACTCCCGCAGCGGCTTCAGGATCTTGTCACCGCGATCGTCGTCTTTGTCGGTCGGCACCGACAGCAGCATCAGGTCCTGCGCGTACCGCCGTTGGTCCGGCCGCAGCCTGACTCTCACGTCGTGCGTGTCGCCCGCGCTGTCCTCGATCGTCGTCGCCACCTGTCCGACGACGGCGGCCTGCAGCGTGGCGGCGATGGTCGCCACCGGAATGCCGAGATCGCCCGCGCGCTGCCGGTCCACCTCGATTCGCAGCTCGGGCTTCGATGTTTCGAGGCTCGACTCGACGTCGGCGACACCCGGGATCTTCCGGACCTCCGCCGCGAAGGCCTTCGACAGGCGATCGAGGACCTCGATGTCAGCCCCACGCACGCTGATCTGAATCGGCTTCTGCCCGAAGGCGTCCGCCTCGATGAAGGCATACGTCAACCCGGGAACCTGCGCGACCGCACGGCGGCCTTCCCGCAGCACTTCGCTGAACGTCTTCTCCGTGCCGTGCTTCAGCTTCACGTACGTCGATCCCTCGGTGACGGGCCGGAACGACACGCCGGCTTCGCCGATGGTCGTGTACGCGTATTCCACATCGGGCAGGGACCTGAGGCGTGCCGTCGCCCCCAGGGCGCGGTCGCCGGTTTCGCGCAGCGTCGTGCCGGGCGTGGCCTTGAAGTGCACCTGGTACTCGCCGCGGTTGAAGTCGGGCAGGAAGTCGCCGCCGAGCACGGCCAGAATCGGAAAGGCGCCGATGAATGCCGCGACCGCCACGGCCACCACGATCCAGCGATGCCGCAGCGCCCGGTCGAGCGCGCGCTCGTACGTGACGTGGAGGCTGTCGAACAGGGCGTTGAACCGCTGCAGCAGGCGGCCAACCGGCCCCCTGCGCCGGCGCTCCTCCACATCCGGGTCGTACCACTGGGACGACAACATTGGGTCGAGCGTAAAGCTCACGAACAGCGAGACCAGCACCGCCGCGGTCACCGTGATGCCGAACTCGTAGAAGAACTGCCCCACGATGCCGGACATGAACGCGACGGGCACGAACACGGCCACGATGGTGAAGGTCGTCGCCATGACGGCGAGGCCGATCTCCGAGGTGCCGTCGCGCGCCGCATTCAGGTGATCCTTCCCCCGCTGCATGTGCCGGACGATGTTCTCGCGCACCACGATCGCGTCGTCAATGAGTATCCCGATCGCGAGCGAGAGTCCCATCAGCGTCAGCACGTTCAGCGTAAAGCCGAAGAGACGCATGGCGATGAACGCGGCCACGACGGAGATGGGCAGCGTGAGCCCCGTGATCACGGTCGATCGCCACGAGTTCAGGAACAGGAAGACGATGAACACCGTGAGCAGCCCGCCGAGGACGAGTGTCGTCTGGACGTCCTCGATCGAGTCGCGGATGAATGTCGAGTCATCCCGCACCATCTGGAGCGACACGCCGGCCGGCAGGTCGGGCGCGAGCCGCGCCACCGCCGCTCGAACGCCGTCGGCCACCGCCACGGTATTCGCCCCGGCCTGCTTCCGAACGTCCAAGGCGATCGCGGGCCGGTCGTCGACGAACGCCAGGCTGCGGGCCTGCTCGATGCCGTCCACCACCTGGGCCACGTCGCGCACGAGCAGCGTCCGGCCGTCGGCGCGTTTGACGGGGATGGCGGCGATGTCGGCAGCCGATCGGCCCTGCGCCGCGACGCGAACAGTGGCTTCCGTCCGGCCGCGATCCGCCGCACCCGCGGTGGCGTCGACGTTCTCGCGGCCGAGCGCCTGAACGACCTCGTCGAGCGAGAGCGCGTACCCCTCCAGCCGATTGCGGTCGACGAGCACCTGAATCTCGCGCGTGGCCTGGCCGACCAGATTCACCGCCCCGACGCCGGGCACGTTCTCGAGCCGGCGCTTGATGACTTTGTCGGCGATGTCCGTGATGGCGCGCGCGGTCAGGGCCGGCGCGTCGATCGCCACCGACACGATTGGCGTCGCGGCGGGATCGAGACGCTGGATGATCGGCTCGTCGATGTCGCGCGGCAGGTCGCCGCGGATGGCGGCGACCTTGCCGCGGATGTCCTGCGAGGCGCTCAACGTCGGGACCCCGATGTTGAACTGTACGACAATGTTGGAGAGCCCTTCCTGAGAGGTCGACTCGATGTGGCGCACGCCTTCGACCGTGTTGATGGCTTCCTCGACCTTCTTCGTGACGTCGCGCTCGACCGTTTCGGGAGCCGCTCCCGCATAACGGATGGTCACCGTGACGACCGGGAAATCGACGTCGGGAAACAAATCGACCTGGAGCGCCCGGTACGAGCTCAAGCCGAGCACCGCCAGCGCGGCCATCATCATGGTGGCGAAGACCGGCTGTTTGATGGAGAGATCGCTGAGAATCATGGCTCGGGAACCGGCTTCGCGCCCGCGTGCACATCGACCGGCGCGCCGGCGCCGAGCGACGCCGGCGGATCGACGACGACGACTCGCCCGGGCGAAGGCCGGTGGTCACCTGCACCAGGTCGGACTGTTCGACGCCGACCCTCACGTCGCGGCGCTCGACCCTGCCGCCCGTCACCACGAACGCCTGCGCTCGGGCGGGATCCGCGCCGTCGCGGACGAGCGCCGCTGGCGGCACGGTGAGGCTTCCCGGTACCTCGCGCACGCGAATGTCCGCGCGCGCGAAGAGACCGCCGACAAGCTCGGGTCGACCGGGCACGCGGACCACCACTTCGAAGGAACGGCTGCGGGAATCGACAAACGGCGCGACACGGTCGACCCGCCCGGTCGTGGTGAAACCGGGAAGGGCGTCGATCGTCACGGTCACGGCCTTGCCCACTCCGAGTTTCGACAAGTCGGCCGACGGCACCGCCGCTCGGAACTCGAACACCGCATCGTCTACGATGTCGACGATCGGCGTGCCAGCCGCGAGCATTGTCCCCACGTCGGCGGCGCGATGGGAGATACGGCCGGCCACCGGCGCCCTGACCTGTGTTCGCGCAAGCTGCTGTTCGGCGATGCTCAGCTCTGCCCGCGCCTGCGCGAACGATGCCTCGGCGACCTGCACGGCAACCTGGGCCGCGAGCCCGTCCTTGTCCGTGATCCCGCCGGTCTTCAGCAACCCCGCGGCCCGTTCTTCCTCGGTCCTGGCGTGCGCACGATTCGCCTCCGCAACGTCGAGGGCCGCCTTCGCGCGATCGCGCGCGAGCTTGAGATCCGTGTCATCGAGCACCGCCAGAACCGCGCCCCTGGGTACCCGATCGCCTTCGCGAATGAGGACCCTGAGCAGGCGCGCCGGGACCTCGGCCACGACCGGCACGTGGGCGCGCGGATCCAGCGTCCCGGTCAGTGTCAGCGTCTCCGTGAGATCGCGCGTCTCGACGGCCGCGGTTCGCACGGCGATTCGTTCCTCGACGCTCGCCGGACGTTCGGTTTCGGTGCGGGCGCCGCACGCGGCCGCAGCCGTTGCGACGATCGTTCCCAGCACCACGATGCACGGGCGAGAGGGGGTCTGCATGGCTGCCTTCTTCGGAGTCATCGCTTCGCCGGGGCCGCGGGCCGCCCGTCGGTCAGGGGATCGCGGCCCATGACGAAGCTGAGCGAGGCGCGCGAGTTCGCGCGCGTCAACAGGGCCTGGTTGCGGATGTCCTCCGCGAGGACGAGCGCCTGTTGTGCGTCCAGCACGTCGAGCGGGGTCGCGGTGCCCAGCCGGTAGTTCGCCTCGGTCATGTCGACCGCCCGGCGCGCCTGCGCCACGTTGAGATCGGCGGCTGCCAGCGTGCGTTCGGCCAGCAACAGCGAGTCCCAGAGCGCCTGCACGTCAAGCCTCACCTGGTTTTCCAGCGCGGCGATCCGCTGGGCCACGACGTTGCGCTCCGCGAGTCCCTGGGCTATGCGGCCTGCGGTTCTGTGGCCGTCGAACACCGGAATGGTGGCGGTCACGGCCGCCGACCACCGTGCGAAGTCGAGGTCGGCGAGGTCGCGCGGATTCCGCGCGGAAAATCCATACCCTGCGGTGAGATCGACGCGCGGCTTCATCTCCGCGCGGCTGACGTCGATCAGCCTGTCGCGCACTTGAAGCTCGAGCCGAAGGGACTGGAGTTCCGGACGTGACGCCAGCGCTTCCTCGACTGCCGCCTCGAAGGTGCTCGCGACCGGCTCGACGCTGAATGAATCGGTGGGCTCGACGGCGGAGTCGATCGGCCGCAGCATGATGGTGTTCAGGCGCGCGCGAGCCGCCGCCACCTGCGTCTCGGCGCGAAACAGCGCCGCGCGCTCGTTCTCGAGGTCGACTTCGACACGAAGGACGTCGAGCTCGGTGGCGACGCCGGCGCTGCGGCGGCTTCTGGCCACGTTGACGTGGGCCTCTTTCTGCTCGATCGCGCTTCTTGCGACGCGCAGCTGCTCCAGGGCGAACAGCAGATCGTTGTAGCCGTGAATGGCCTGCAGGGCGATGGTCTGGCGCGCGAAACGCACCTGTTCGTCGCCGGCCTCGCGGGCGAGCTTCGCCGCGCCGACGGCGTGGCCCAACTTGAAGCTGAACAGCGTTTGCTGAACGGCCGCGTACGCGTCGAACATGTTGCCCGGGATCGGCCGCAGCGCGGCCCGGAATTCGGCCGGAAAGCTGTCGAAGTTCGGCGTGTTCAGCAATCCCGGGTCCCTGGAGCGAAGCGCGCGCATGGACCAGGAGAGATCGGGCAACGCATCGGCGCGCGCCTCGGTGATCCGGCCTTCAAGTACGGCAACCTGCTCGAGCGCAAGTTTGACCTGGGGATGCGCCGTGATCGCCTGGGCAACGGCTTCCGCGCGCGAAAGCGGCTGGGCGGACGCTGTGATGGTGGTGCCCACTAACACCGCGATGGCAAGAGCCGGGCTGACTGCTCGTACGGTCATTGCCAGCCGTCCAGAACGGTGTCGACCAGCAAGTCGGCGAGCTCCGGCGTCAGCTCGGGGCGTCCGGCGATGAGGTATCCGTGAGCCGCCTCTTCGATTGCGCCGGCAAGGATCAGCATCCGGATCTCGGTGGGGCCGGGCGCGATCTCCCGTGTTTGCACGGCCTCGTCAACAGCCCGGGCCAGGACGCCCACGATCTCGTCATAGACCTCCATGCAGTGCGGCAGCTCGGTCGTGCCCGGCATCGCCCAGACCATGCCATGGAGGAATCGCCACAAGCGCGGCTGCCTGTGCACGTCCTCGAAAACGGCCCGCGTGATCGTTTTCAGGCGTGTACGGAGCGGACCCGGTGTGGCGAGAGCACTGTCAACGATCGCTCGGAACTGCTCGAAGCTCGTCGTGGCGAGCGCGCGCAGCACCCCCTCCTTGCTTCCGAAGAAGTGATAGAGCGACGGCTTGGTGATGCCGGCGGCTTCACAGATTTCGCGCACCGACGTGGCGTCGTAGCCGCGGACGGCGAACAGATCCAGCGCGGTCGCGAGGATGCGACTGGCGCTCGAGGGGTGCACGGGTGCAGCCGAATCGGTGGGGTCCATACTGACGAGGTAATATACCTAACGGTAGGTACACTGGTCAAATCCGCGGCTCTGGCCATCAGAATCGATATCGACCCCCGTTCGGGAGCACGTGCACGCGCTCCCTCACCGGGTCGTGCTCCAGCAGGTTTTGCAGAACCTCGCGGGGTTCGTCGACCGCGTCGAACGCCATCCTGAACGAGCCCCAGTGGATCGGAATCAGGTGACGGGCGCGCAGCATCGCGAACGCGTGGAGCGCGTCGGCGGGGCTGAGGTGGTGGTCCTTCATGAACCACCGCGGCCGGTACGCGCCGATCGGAAGCAGGGCGACATCGATCCGATAGGCGCGGCCGATCTCGCTGAAGGCGGGCGACGGACCGGTATCACCGGCGAAATAGACGCTCTTCTCTCCGCGAACGATGTAGCTGAACGCTCTGGGCCACGTGGCCGACGCGGAATTGCGGGCGCCGCTGTGCGCCACCGGCACGGCGATGACATCGATGCGCCCGATGCGTGTCAGCCGCCCCGCCTCGACCTCGTGCACCCGCGTGAACCCTCGCTCCCGCAGGTAGTGCCCGTTCCCTTTCGCAATCAGGATCACGACCTCCCTCGGGAGACGCTCGAGCGTGCGGAAGTCCAGATGATCGCGGTGCGCGTGCGAGATCAGCACCGCGTCGAGCGGCGGCAGCGCGTCGATTCCCAGCCCCGGCGCCCGCGACCGGCGGAGGAACATGACACGATCGTTGAAGTTCGGGTCGGTGAGGATCGTCGCCCCGTCCAGATGGATCAGCGTCGTCGCGTGCCCGACGAAGACGACCGCGTTCTCTCCTCGCTCGAACGTCGGTGCGGCGCGCGGGACGAGACTGGCGGACGTCGTGATCCGACCCACGCACGCCCGGACCGACAGGGCGGCCGTCGTCAGCAATGCGGCAATCAGCGGCCATGCGATGGACATCTTCATCATGTGAAGAGGACGATCGCCGGCGCGTCAATGTTCACGTGCTTCGGCATCAGCAGCCGTCCTACAGCACGCGGAACGTGACGCCCATCTTCACGACGATCGAATCGGCGTTCCACGTGGCTCACCACGTCTTGAACCATACGCATACGTATGGTTAGCCGGACTCTACCGGCGGCGCGGCGCCTTGTCAATACGCCTCCGTATGGTCCAAAATGCCCCGTGGGCTCATCCGCACGCCGGCGGGGAAAAAGCCGGGCGCTCGGCGCCGCGGACGGGGTCGCGGCGGCGCTCGAGGCGATCAGGAAAGACGGGATCGAAGCGGTCGCCGTGGAGCCCCTCGCGCGGAAACTGCGGGTCACGAAAGGGAGCTTCTACTGGCACTTCACCGATCGCGACGCGTGGCTGACCGCGGCGCTGCGACGGTGGGAAGAACTCGAAACCGAGGCGATCATCGCGGGACTGGCGTGCGTCGACGACCCGGGTGAGCGGCTGAAACTGCTGCTCATGGACATCACGGATCCCTCGCGCGACTACGGAGTGGAGCTGGCGCTGTTTCGTGCCGGCGATCACCGCCTCGTCCGCCCGGTGTTACGCCGCGTCGTGGCCCGGCGAATGGCGTACGTCGAGGAGTGCTACCGTGCGCTCGGATTGACCGGCGCCGAAGCAAGGCGGCGCGCCTTTCTTGCGTATACCGCGTACGTGGGGTTTCTCCATTTGCGGCCGGAAGCCGCGAAGCTCCTGTCATCCGGCGAGGAGCTGGCCGCCTTCCGGCAGCACGTGATCGACACGCTGATCGCCGGTCCGCCCAAGCCAGGATAACTACCGCGACGGAGCAGGACACCGGCATCGCAGGCACGCGGACTGTGCCGCTGAAGACAGGAGCATGGCTATGACACCGCAGCGACTGCACGCGCTCATCGGACTCCTGCTGCTGATGGCGGGCATCGCGTTCGACTTCGGCTACCTTGCCCCCAGCGTCACCCGGGCCTTCAAGGGCGATCCCAGCCCATACCTGAACTCCTTCGCCCGGTACATCCATGATCTGACCAGGACGTACATGCTGGTCCTTGGCCTCGCGAGTCTCGCCCTGGCCGTCTTGAGCGCACGGACCGGTACGCCGGCACGCGCGGACTGGGCCGCCTGCCTCCTGGTCGTCGGAGGCTCCCTCGTCGTCATCGCGACCGCCTTCTGGTATGCGAGCGCAGGTCCTTCGTTCCAGTGGGAGACGCGCTGCACCGTGCTCACCGCCGGCCTTGCCGCGTTGCTGCTCGGCCTCGGGCTCGATGTCTACCGGATTGGCTGGAAAGCATAGGCAGGAGTCTCCATGCGCGCGACTGAGATCTGCGTACCCGGCTTCGAAGAAGTCTATCGGCTCGACGATCCGCTTGGCTTCGTGGCGCTGCACCGCTGCCGGCGTGCCGCCGCGTTCGGGGGAACGCGCATCCGCGCCTACGCCTCGCCCGACGAGGCGCTGCACGACGCGCTGCGCCTCGCCGAAGCCATGACGCGCAAGTACGCCATCAACGGGCTTCCGTTCGGCGGCGGCAAAGCGGTGCTGGTGCAACAGGCGATCGGCGACCGCGCGGATGCCCTGAACGCGCTCGGAGACTTCGTGGAGTCGCTGGGCGGCCGGTTCATTACCGGATCGGACCTCGGCGTCACGGAAGCGGACGTACAGCTGATGGCCGGTCGCACATCGTACATCGAGTGCCGCGACGGCGCCGAGGCCACATCCGACAGCGTCTTCTATGCGATCCAGGCCGCGCTGGAGTTCTGCCGCGGGAGCGATTCCCTGCAGGACCGCACGATCGCCA containing:
- a CDS encoding methyltransferase domain-containing protein produces the protein MTGPHGEQVSMIDARVSTPALRRAYDCYSHFYGALAAPLERKARMLALARAGLTRQDAVLEVAVGPGVTFLEILKRVDSPQVVYGVDLSPKMLRAARRRALGAGYAHFDLREADARSLPFGDATFDVVYNSYMLDLIPLGEMPRVLSEFRRVLKPGGRLALANFSKRAGSKTMRLYEAAYTALPARWVPYVAGGCRPVLMAGRVAQAGFHHVEQEFVPGIIPSEVVTAARDR
- a CDS encoding AbrB/MazE/SpoVT family DNA-binding domain-containing protein, whose amino-acid sequence is MTRSRTAATDTRPKRRERRPPSAAAGCCRVAGLVTVDERGQMVLPKSVRERAAIRAGDQLALVSWEQGDDIHGVFLIKADHLTDLISAMLEPALGRLGKEPRR
- a CDS encoding efflux RND transporter permease subunit; translation: MILSDLSIKQPVFATMMMAALAVLGLSSYRALQVDLFPDVDFPVVTVTIRYAGAAPETVERDVTKKVEEAINTVEGVRHIESTSQEGLSNIVVQFNIGVPTLSASQDIRGKVAAIRGDLPRDIDEPIIQRLDPAATPIVSVAIDAPALTARAITDIADKVIKRRLENVPGVGAVNLVGQATREIQVLVDRNRLEGYALSLDEVVQALGRENVDATAGAADRGRTEATVRVAAQGRSAADIAAIPVKRADGRTLLVRDVAQVVDGIEQARSLAFVDDRPAIALDVRKQAGANTVAVADGVRAAVARLAPDLPAGVSLQMVRDDSTFIRDSIEDVQTTLVLGGLLTVFIVFLFLNSWRSTVITGLTLPISVVAAFIAMRLFGFTLNVLTLMGLSLAIGILIDDAIVVRENIVRHMQRGKDHLNAARDGTSEIGLAVMATTFTIVAVFVPVAFMSGIVGQFFYEFGITVTAAVLVSLFVSFTLDPMLSSQWYDPDVEERRRRGPVGRLLQRFNALFDSLHVTYERALDRALRHRWIVVAVAVAAFIGAFPILAVLGGDFLPDFNRGEYQVHFKATPGTTLRETGDRALGATARLRSLPDVEYAYTTIGEAGVSFRPVTEGSTYVKLKHGTEKTFSEVLREGRRAVAQVPGLTYAFIEADAFGQKPIQISVRGADIEVLDRLSKAFAAEVRKIPGVADVESSLETSKPELRIEVDRQRAGDLGIPVATIAATLQAAVVGQVATTIEDSAGDTHDVRVRLRPDQRRYAQDLMLLSVPTDKDDDRGDKILKPLREFAGVRPGSGPSSIRRRDLVREVRVSANTDGRPLQEVSGDVLAAAARIGVPPGYDIIAGGDSEELANMFRSMFEALALAVIFIYLILASQFASFTHPLAIMLSLPLSLVGVAATLYLTGDTLNIMSMIGLIMLMGLVTKNAILLVDFANQARAEGLPRHQALLRAGTTRLRPIVMTTLAMIFGMLPLAFAIGAGAEMRAPMARAVIGGLITSTVLSLLVVPVVYTLLDDIRPAAVFEWFKRRSSRGPMKVGERTGGDGRAASRV
- a CDS encoding TolC family protein; protein product: MTVRAVSPALAIAVLVGTTITASAQPLSRAEAVAQAITAHPQVKLALEQVAVLEGRITEARADALPDLSWSMRALRSRDPGLLNTPNFDSFPAEFRAALRPIPGNMFDAYAAVQQTLFSFKLGHAVGAAKLAREAGDEQVRFARQTIALQAIHGYNDLLFALEQLRVARSAIEQKEAHVNVARSRRSAGVATELDVLRVEVDLENERAALFRAETQVAAARARLNTIMLRPIDSAVEPTDSFSVEPVASTFEAAVEEALASRPELQSLRLELQVRDRLIDVSRAEMKPRVDLTAGYGFSARNPRDLADLDFARWSAAVTATIPVFDGHRTAGRIAQGLAERNVVAQRIAALENQVRLDVQALWDSLLLAERTLAAADLNVAQARRAVDMTEANYRLGTATPLDVLDAQQALVLAEDIRNQALLTRANSRASLSFVMGRDPLTDGRPAAPAKR
- a CDS encoding TetR/AcrR family transcriptional regulator, yielding MDPTDSAAPVHPSSASRILATALDLFAVRGYDATSVREICEAAGITKPSLYHFFGSKEGVLRALATTSFEQFRAIVDSALATPGPLRTRLKTITRAVFEDVHRQPRLWRFLHGMVWAMPGTTELPHCMEVYDEIVGVLARAVDEAVQTREIAPGPTEIRMLILAGAIEEAAHGYLIAGRPELTPELADLLVDTVLDGWQ
- a CDS encoding MBL fold metallo-hydrolase, with protein sequence MSIAWPLIAALLTTAALSVRACVGRITTSASLVPRAAPTFERGENAVVFVGHATTLIHLDGATILTDPNFNDRVMFLRRSRAPGLGIDALPPLDAVLISHAHRDHLDFRTLERLPREVVILIAKGNGHYLRERGFTRVHEVEAGRLTRIGRIDVIAVPVAHSGARNSASATWPRAFSYIVRGEKSVYFAGDTGPSPAFSEIGRAYRIDVALLPIGAYRPRWFMKDHHLSPADALHAFAMLRARHLIPIHWGSFRMAFDAVDEPREVLQNLLEHDPVRERVHVLPNGGRYRF
- a CDS encoding TetR/AcrR family transcriptional regulator yields the protein MVSRTLPAARRLVNTPPYGPKCPVGSSARRRGKSRALGAADGVAAALEAIRKDGIEAVAVEPLARKLRVTKGSFYWHFTDRDAWLTAALRRWEELETEAIIAGLACVDDPGERLKLLLMDITDPSRDYGVELALFRAGDHRLVRPVLRRVVARRMAYVEECYRALGLTGAEARRRAFLAYTAYVGFLHLRPEAAKLLSSGEELAAFRQHVIDTLIAGPPKPG